One region of Chryseobacterium sp. C-71 genomic DNA includes:
- the atpE gene encoding ATP synthase F0 subunit C, which yields MEIPKIVGAGIVVLGVGIGLGKIGAAALEAIARQPEQSGKIQTAMLIAAALVEGVAFAALFAVN from the coding sequence ATGGAAATTCCTAAAATTGTAGGTGCTGGTATCGTTGTACTAGGTGTTGGTATTGGTCTAGGTAAAATCGGAGCTGCTGCTCTTGAGGCTATCGCTAGACAACCAGAGCAGTCTGGAAAAATTCAAACAGCTATGCTTATCGCTGCTGCACTTGTAGAAGGTGTTGCGTTTGCTGCTCTATTTGCAGTAAACTAA
- the atpB gene encoding F0F1 ATP synthase subunit A, whose amino-acid sequence MLKKFAVLFYSIFMLSLVSAQHGEATAVETPGQELSEKDKVSKENKEFIDHHLLDAHDFTLMVDKDGHHIGFPLPVIFYDNGIHSFMSNKEGFMHGDVVESNGSYYKLHHEKIYKTDAAGTLTEDDHGHPTNEKPIDLSITKSVLMILLVSIFMLVLFGGMAKSYKKSEIPTGAARFLEPLVIFVRDEVAIPNIGHKYKRFMGYLLTVFFFILFLNVLGLMPFGINVTGNITMTFFLAILTYLITTFSANKDYWKHIFWMPGVPVPMKLIMLPIELLGTITKPFALMIRLFANMTAGHIVVMSLIGLIYVFKNVIAGVAFPFLTLVIYLLEVLVAFLQAYIFTMLSALFIGMAVQDHDHEHAH is encoded by the coding sequence ATGTTAAAGAAATTTGCAGTTTTATTCTACAGTATTTTTATGTTAAGTCTAGTGTCTGCTCAGCATGGTGAGGCTACTGCTGTAGAGACTCCGGGTCAAGAGCTTTCAGAAAAAGACAAAGTAAGTAAAGAAAACAAAGAGTTCATCGATCATCACTTATTAGATGCTCACGATTTTACATTGATGGTTGACAAGGACGGTCATCACATTGGTTTTCCTCTTCCTGTTATTTTTTACGATAACGGAATCCACTCTTTCATGAGTAACAAAGAAGGTTTCATGCACGGTGATGTTGTAGAAAGCAACGGTTCTTATTATAAGCTTCACCACGAGAAAATCTATAAGACAGATGCAGCTGGTACTTTAACTGAAGATGATCATGGTCACCCAACAAACGAAAAGCCAATTGATTTATCTATTACCAAAAGTGTATTGATGATTCTTTTAGTATCTATCTTTATGTTAGTGTTATTTGGTGGGATGGCAAAATCTTACAAAAAATCAGAAATACCTACTGGTGCTGCAAGATTCTTAGAGCCATTGGTGATTTTCGTAAGAGACGAAGTTGCAATTCCAAATATTGGTCACAAGTACAAAAGATTTATGGGATATCTTTTAACGGTATTCTTCTTTATATTATTCTTAAACGTTTTAGGATTAATGCCTTTCGGAATTAATGTTACAGGTAATATTACTATGACATTCTTCTTAGCAATCCTTACTTATTTAATCACAACATTTTCTGCAAACAAAGATTACTGGAAACACATCTTTTGGATGCCGGGAGTTCCTGTACCAATGAAATTGATTATGTTGCCAATTGAATTATTAGGAACGATCACTAAACCATTTGCATTGATGATTCGTCTTTTTGCAAACATGACTGCAGGACACATCGTTGTAATGAGTTTGATTGGTTTAATTTACGTATTTAAAAATGTTATCGCCGGAGTTGCTTTCCCTTTCCTTACATTAGTAATTTACTTATTGGAAGTATTGGTGGCATTCTTACAGGCATATATTTTCACGATGTTGTCAGCGCTGTTTATCGGTATGGCTGTTCAGGATCATGATCATGAGCACGCTCATTAA